A genomic region of Papaver somniferum cultivar HN1 chromosome 7, ASM357369v1, whole genome shotgun sequence contains the following coding sequences:
- the LOC113294661 gene encoding uncharacterized protein LOC113294661: MSHITWHCRIPKRIWAWAAGIFNLQPNEELVASYKAAKGRSRMIKDLWLVANLEIVTELWKLCNKAFFEDIAVQWLGFKGRLYQVIRDNSIRMKGHMHNNLDDLRILNYFKVRHRSCKFSTPIEVSWTPPNPGEIMICCDGASLGNPGHAGYGVTFRDSNLAVLGVLCVGLGWQTNYYAEVCVVIYGAMLAKRWNVKNLCIRSDSMSCIQAFQKGEKWRMEKSFSPTYAIFITIGK; this comes from the coding sequence ATGAGCCATATCACTTGGCATTGCAGAATTCCTAAGAGGATTTGGGCTTGGGCGGCTGGAATTTTTAATCTGCAACCAAATGAAGAGCTAGTGGCCTCTTATAAGGCTGCAAAGGGGCGTAGTAGGATGATAAAGGATCTGTGGCTGGTTGCAAATCTTGAAATTGTCACAGAATTATGGAAGTTGTGCAACAAGGCCTTCTTTGAAGATATTGCGGTTCAATGGCTTGGTTTTAAAGGGAGACTGTATCAAGTTattcgtgataactcaattagaatgaagggccatatGCATAACAATTTAGATGACTTGCGCATTCTGAACTATTTCAAGGTGCGACATAGATCATGCAAGTTCTCTACTCCAATTGAGGTTAGCTGGACTCCTCCTAACCCAGGTGAAATTAtgatatgttgtgatggtgcgtcACTTGGTAATCCAGGCCATGCTGGTTATGGTGTTACGTTCCGTGATTCAAATTTAGCAGTGCTTGGTGTTCTCTGTGTTGGCCTTGGTTGGCAGACTAATTATTATGCGGAAGTGTGTGTGGTTATTTATGGTGCGATGCTAGCAAAAAGGTGGAATGTTAAAAACCTTTGTATTCGGTCAGATTCGATGAGTTGTATCCAAGCTTTTCAGAAAGGTGAAAAGTGGAGAATGGAGaagagtttttcaccaacatACGCTATATTCATAACTATAGGGAAgtaa
- the LOC113294663 gene encoding uncharacterized protein LOC113294663, translating to MWLSHPSFMQFVEDNWKLRLDGGPPFVFTSKLKRLKEALKIWNRTVFDDVQFRLKQAELKLETENDLLDYDHGNELHFLKVADAKKDFDDVRTELEVMLKMKSRVTWLEDGDQNTRFFQNSIRMRRSQNTISELKVSTNSTLFLQEEITDYIVNHYQSKFNGGDANIDPRMFDIKHESISSVESAFMDAIPSLEEVKEAVFDLGADSAPDPDGFTGSFYRQCWDIISRDIFDAMLTVGRCEKFPMTLTLVLLS from the coding sequence ATGTGGCTTTCTCATCCAAGCTTTATGCAGTTTGTAGAGGATAATTGGAAGCTGAGGCTTGATGGTGGGCCTCCTTTTGTTTTCACTTCAAAATTAAAGAGATTGAAGGAGGcgttgaagatttggaatagaactGTTTTTGATGATGTGCAATTTCGTTTGAAGCAAGCAGAATTGAAGCTTGAAACCGAGAATGATCTTCTTGATTATGATCACGGTAATGAATTGCATTTTTTAAAGGTTGCGGATGCTAAGAAGGATTTTGATGATGTGAGAACGGAGTTGGAAGTTATGCTTAAGATGAAGTCGAGAGTAacttggttggaggatggtgatcaAAACACTCGATTTTTCCAAAATAGCATCCGTATGAGGAGAAGCCAAAATACAATCTCTGAGCTGAAAgtttctactaactctactttgtttttgcaggaagAGATAACTGATTACATTGTTAATCATTATCAATCTAAATTCAATGGTGGCGACGCGAATATTGATCCAAGGATGTTCGATATTAAACATGAGAGCATTTCAAGTGTTGAAAGTGCTTTTATGGATGCTATACCGTCTTTGGAGGAAGTTAAGGAAGCTGTTTTTGACTTGGGAGCTGATTCTGCGCCTGACCCAGATGGCTTTACAGGTTCTTTTTATAGACAATGTTGggacattatttctagagatatTTTTGATGCCATGTTAACTGTTGGGCGATGCGAAAAATTCCCAATgacattaactctagttttattgtccTAA